Part of the Paeniglutamicibacter sulfureus genome, CACGCTTTCCCGGGGCGCCATCGAGGTCCGTTCGGCGGGGTCGCAACCCGCTAACTCCATCAACCCGGCCGCCGTCGAGGCCATGGCCGAACTTGGCATCGACATGTCTGCCGAGATCCCCAAGGTCCTCACGACCGAAGCCGTCAAGGAATCCGACGTCGTCATCACCATGGGTTGCGGCGACGAGTGCCCGTATTTCCCCGGCAAGCGCTACGAAGACTG contains:
- a CDS encoding arsenate reductase ArsC, whose product is MSTETTKKPSVLFVCVHNAGRSQMAAAFLTTLSRGAIEVRSAGSQPANSINPAAVEAMAELGIDMSAEIPKVLTTEAVKESDVVITMGCGDECPYFPGKRYEDWVLEDPAGQGVVAVRPIRDEIKTRIEGLIESLAPAAA